The segment AAAGATGATATTTTCATCACATAAAACATATTCGAGACAAACGTATTTAAAAAGGATTCAACATGTTGGCAACTAAACCTTACCTCACACAAGTAGATGTTCAAAAAATCTTGGACGCTGCTAATAAACATGCCGCTGCGAATAATTGGGCAGTGACAATTGCGGTTTGTGATGATGGTGGTCATATGTTGGGCTTAATTCGTCGTGACGGTTGCGCTCCTGTGTCTGCATACATTGCACAAGAAAAAGCGCGTACTGCCGCAATGGGTAAACGCGAAAGCCGTGTTTACGAAGAGATTATTAACAATGGCCGTACTTCTTTCTTATCTGCTCCGCATATCGCTGGCATGTTAGAGGGTGGGGTCAACATCGAGGTAAATGGGTTTACCATCGGCGCAGTCGGCGTTTCCGGCGTTAAATCGTCCGAAGATGCTGAGACCGCTAAGGCCGGCATTGCGGCCATTTTGTAAGTTACCTTGACAAATACTGCTACTGATAACAATTCATCTACAGGGTCTGGCGCAGCTCCTGCTGCCAGCCCTACAGCAACAATTACTTTTGCTGATTTTGGTTTAGATCCGCTGATTCAAAAAGCGGTTGCCGAACAGGGTTACAACAACCCAACACCGATTCAAGCGCAATCGATTCCCCATGTATTAGCGGGGAGTGATTTGATGGGCGCAGCGCAAACAGGCACTGGTAAGACAGCAGCCTTTGTATTGCCAATTATTCAAAAGATTTTGCGTCACGCAAGTAATAGTGCTTCACCAGCACGTCACCCAATTCGCGCGCTAGTGTTGACGCCAACAAGAGAGTTGGCGG is part of the Polynucleobacter tropicus genome and harbors:
- a CDS encoding GlcG/HbpS family heme-binding protein, which translates into the protein MATKPYLTQVDVQKILDAANKHAAANNWAVTIAVCDDGGHMLGLIRRDGCAPVSAYIAQEKARTAAMGKRESRVYEEIINNGRTSFLSAPHIAGMLEGGVNIEVNGFTIGAVGVSGVKSSEDAETAKAGIAAIL